The sequence CGGCCGAAGTCGTGACCGACGTGTCCGGCCGCGGCGTCGGGATGGACGTCGTCAAGCGCAACATCCAGTCGATGGGCGGGCACGTCGAGATCACGTCGCAGGCCGGCCGCGGCACGACGACGCGGATCGTGCTGCCGCTCACGCTCGCGATCCTCGACGGGATGTCGGTGAAGGTCGGCAGCGAGATTTTCATCCTGCCGCTGAACTTCGTGATGGAGTCGCTGCAGCCTTCGGCCGAAGACATCTACACGATCGGCAACGGCGAGCGCGTCGTGCGCGTGCGCGGCGAATACCTGCCGCTCGTTGCGCTGCACGAGGTGTTCCTGGTCGACGGCGCGCGCACCGATCCGACGCAGGGCATCGTCACGATCATGCAGACGGAGGGCCGCCGCTTCGCGATGCTGATCGACGAGCTCGTCGGCCAGCAGCAGGTGGTCGTCAAGAACCTCGAGACGAACTACCGCAAGGTGTACGGCATTTCGGCGGCGACGATTCTCGGCGACGGCAGCGTCGCGCTGATCGTCGACGTCGCGGCGCTCAATCGCGATACCCGCACGACGCACGGCGCGCACACGAGCGCCGCGCTCGCGGTGTCCTAACTTACGTCATCCATCGACCTGGGGGCTAACGTGTCCGAAGTCCAAACGAACCATCCGGCCGCGGCGAACGCGGCCAACCGCCGCGACGCCGAGCAGGGCGACGCGGCGGGCCAGGAATTCCTCGTCTTCACGCTCGGCGACGAGGAATACGGCATCGATATCCTCAAAGTGCAGGAAATCCGCGGCTACGACAGCGTCACGCGGATCGCGAACGCGCCCGAGTTCATCAAGGGCGTGATCAACTTGCGCGGGATCATCGTGCCCATCGTCGACATGCGCATCAAGTTCCATCTCGGCCGCGTCGACTACGACCATCAGACGGTGGTGATCATCCTGAACGTCGCGCATCGCGTCGTCGGGATGGTCGTCGACGGCGTGTCCGACGTGCTCACGCTGTCGAACGAGCAGATCATGCCGGCGCCGGAGTTCGGCGGCGTGCTGACGACCGAGTATCTGACGGGCCTCGGCACGGTCGACGGGCGGATGCTGATCCTGATGGACATCGAGAAGCTGATGACGAGCAAGGAGATGGCGCTGATCGAGACACTCGGCGCGTAAGCGGGCGCGAAGGATGCAACGGAACTACGGGGAGCTGACGATGCTGCACAACTGGTCGATCCGCACGACGCTGACGGCCGTCGGATTAATGCTGGTGCTCGTCGCCGCGCTGGTCGGCGGGCTCGGGCTGTACGCGCTCAATCACGCGAGCCGCTCGCTCGACGCGATCTCGCACGGCGACCTGCCGACGATCCACACGCTCGACGACGCGTCGTCGTACCTGCTGCGCTCGCGCGTCGCGCTCGACCGTTTCAAGACGCTGTCCGAGGCCGGCAACGCCGACGAGGCGCAGAAGGTGCTGTCACGCGCGCAGGAGCTGTACGCGAAGTCGACGCAGAACTGGCAGGCGTATCTCGCGGCGTCGAAGGAAGGCATCGACCAGGCGCTGACGGACGAGCTCGCCGCGCGCTACGCGACGCTCGCGAAGGAAGGCGTCGAGCCGGAGTTCGCCGCCGCGCGCGCGGGCGATCTCGCCGCATACCACGCGATCGCCGACACGAAGATCAGCCCGATGTTCGTTGCGTACGACAGCGCGGCGTCCGCCGTGGTCGCTGCGTATTCGAAGCGCGCGGAATCGCGCTTCGACACGACACAGGCGCGCATTTCGCTGATGATCGCGCTGATCGCGGCGGGCATCGTCGCCGCGTTCCTGATGGTGATCGGCATCCGCTTCGCGCTGCGCGGGCTCATCGTGCAGCCGCTCAACGTCGCGATCGCGCAGTTCGAGCGCATCGCCGAGGGCGACCTCGCGCAGGTGCCGCAGGTTGCCGGCAAGAACGAAATCGGCCGGCTGTTCCAGGGCATCGGCCGGATGCAGGCGGCCGTCGCCGAGATGGTGAAGGCCGTGCACCGCGGCACGGCGGCGGTCGACGCCGGCGCGCGCGAAATCTCGAGCGGCAACGCCGATCTGTCGGCGCGCACCGAATCGCAGGCGGCGTCGCTGCAGGAAACCGCGTCGAGCATGGAGCAGTTGACGGGCACCGTGCGCCAGAACGCGGAGAACGCGCGGCAGGCGAGCCAGCTCGCGGTCAACGCGTCCGACATCGCGACGCAGGGCGGCGAGGTCGTCGGCCAGGTCGTCACGACGATGCAGGACATCGCGACGAGCTCGACGAAGGTGGCCGACATCATCGGCACGATCGAGGGGATCGCGTTCCAGACCAACATCCTCGCGCTGAACGCGGCCGTCGAGGCGGCGCGCGCGGGCGAGCAGGGGCGCGGCTTCGCGGTGGTCGCGGGCGAGGTGCGCTCGCTCGCGCAGCGGAGCGCGACGGCCGCCAAGGAAATCAAGCAACTGATCGGCGACTCCGCGCACAAGGTGCAAAGCGGCTCGGCGCTCGTCGAGCGCGCGGGCGCGACGATGGCCGAGATCGTCCAGGCGGTGCGCCGCGTGACCGACATCATGGGCGAGATCAGCGCGGCGTCCGAAGAGCAGTCGACGGGCATC comes from Burkholderia savannae and encodes:
- a CDS encoding methyl-accepting chemotaxis protein, whose amino-acid sequence is MLHNWSIRTTLTAVGLMLVLVAALVGGLGLYALNHASRSLDAISHGDLPTIHTLDDASSYLLRSRVALDRFKTLSEAGNADEAQKVLSRAQELYAKSTQNWQAYLAASKEGIDQALTDELAARYATLAKEGVEPEFAAARAGDLAAYHAIADTKISPMFVAYDSAASAVVAAYSKRAESRFDTTQARISLMIALIAAGIVAAFLMVIGIRFALRGLIVQPLNVAIAQFERIAEGDLAQVPQVAGKNEIGRLFQGIGRMQAAVAEMVKAVHRGTAAVDAGAREISSGNADLSARTESQAASLQETASSMEQLTGTVRQNAENARQASQLAVNASDIATQGGEVVGQVVTTMQDIATSSTKVADIIGTIEGIAFQTNILALNAAVEAARAGEQGRGFAVVAGEVRSLAQRSATAAKEIKQLIGDSAHKVQSGSALVERAGATMAEIVQAVRRVTDIMGEISAASEEQSTGIVQVNRAVSQMDAVTQQNAALVEEAAAAAASLEDQTRQMTQIVSAWRVEGGIASAATPAASASSAHAGVISGATAPGAPRAAASASRAPAASAVRTTGAAGSSSASAAAAQAAAHGGRTAHGAPAAGSQAAPQAAKTSAAAPKSAASPASSAYAPKLAKPGAAPRPTTGAAGATQAAAASASSLALKRPALSGEPKPAVASASSDDDWETF
- the cheW gene encoding chemotaxis protein CheW translates to MSEVQTNHPAAANAANRRDAEQGDAAGQEFLVFTLGDEEYGIDILKVQEIRGYDSVTRIANAPEFIKGVINLRGIIVPIVDMRIKFHLGRVDYDHQTVVIILNVAHRVVGMVVDGVSDVLTLSNEQIMPAPEFGGVLTTEYLTGLGTVDGRMLILMDIEKLMTSKEMALIETLGA